A stretch of the Lactuca sativa cultivar Salinas chromosome 9, Lsat_Salinas_v11, whole genome shotgun sequence genome encodes the following:
- the LOC111892971 gene encoding uncharacterized protein LOC111892971, giving the protein MQNMLPKKMGDPGSITLPCQFENLATSHALADLGASVNLMPYSFLKKLDLPEPKSVCTIIHLTNKTMTFPRGICEDLLVKVEKFVFPVDFIVLVMEEDEQVPIILGRLFLSITRTLVEIRESKLTLRVGEEAVTFSINRAIQHLWISDDTAFSVDVFDELHEKELGGWKEKETEGFMVLEEGDFDAELDIQELEKLLEESEYNEVKKVLD; this is encoded by the coding sequence ATGCAAAACATGTTACCAAAGAAGATGGGTGATCCAGGAAGCATAACCTTACCATGCCAATTCGAGAATCTAGCAACTAGTCACGCTCTAGCCGACTTGGGAGCAAGTGTTAATTTGATGCCCTACTCGTTCCTCAAGAAGCTCGATCTCCCCGAACCAAAATCGGTTTGCACGATCATCCATTTAACTAACAAGACTATGACCTTCCCAAGAGGTATTTGTGAAGATTTATTAGTGAAAGTTGAGAAGTTTGTTTTTCCTGTAGATTTCATCGTATTAGTTATGGAGGAAGACGAACAAGTCCCAATCATCCTTGGAAGGCTCTTCTTGAGCATTACCCGAACCTTAGTTGAAATTAGAGAGTCCAAACTCACTCTCCGAGTTGGAGAAGAGGCAGTCACTTTTAGCATAAATCGAGCAATCCAACATTTATGGATAAGTGACGATACTGccttttctgtcgatgtgtttgATGAACTACATGAAAAAGAGCTAGGAGGGTGGAAAGAAAAAGAGACCGAGGGATTTATGGTGCTTGAAGAAGGAGATTTTGATGCCGAACTTGATATTCAAGAATTGGAGAAGCTATTGGAAGAAAGTGAGTACAATGAAGTGaagaaagtgttggattag